The segment AGCCCCGGCCACCGACTCCGCAGGCAACGACATCGACATCTCGGCGTCCCTGGCCGGCGCGGCCCCCGCCTCCGGCACCGTCACCACCGGCTCCACCGCTTACTGGCAGTCCTTCACCTTCGACGTCATCGGCAACCGCGCCTCGCTGACCGAGCACAACACCGCCGACTCGACGCAGGACAAGAAGTACACGTACGGCTACGGCAAGACGGTCACCGGCAACGGCACCAGCACCCCGACCCTCACCCAGCCGCACACCGTCACCAGCGTCACCCCCTCCGCCGGTACCGCGTCCGCGTACGCCTACGACCCCGGCGGCAACAACCAGACCCGCACCGTGGCAGGCGGCACCCAGAACCTGGTGTGGAACGCCGAGAACAAGGTCACCCAGATCAGCGGCTTCGGTGACGGCGCCGGCCCCATAGCGGGCCTGTCCGGCAAGTGCCTGGACGACGCCGGCGCCTCCACCGCCGACGGCAGCCCGATCCAGCTCTACCGTTGCAACAACACTGTGGCCCAGCAGTGGAAGCTCACCGGCGACACCCTCCAAGTCATGGGCAAGTGCGCCGCCGCCAACGGAACCGCCAACGGTACCAAGATCCTCCTTGCCACCTGCGACGGCAGCGCCGCCCAGAAGTTCACCGTCCGTTCCGCGGACAAGAGCCTCTACAACCCTGCCTCCGGCAAGTGCATCGACGTCCCCAGTGCCAACGACACCGACAGCACCGACCTTCAGCTCTACACCTGCAACGCCACAGCGGGTCAGCAGTGGACCCCCGGTGACCGCACCACCTACGTCTACGACGCCACCGGCAACCGGATCCTCCAGCACAGCGCCGCCGGCAGCGTCCTCTACCTCGGCGAGACCGAGATCTCCGCCGACAACAAGGGCAACGTCCAGAACGCCAGCCGCAGCTACGCCCAGTCCGGCGCCCCGACCGTCGTCCGCTCCACCCAGTACGGCAACACCACCGGCCACAAGCTCAGCGTCCTGCTCAGCGACGCCCTCGGCACCGCCACCACCTCCGTCAACGAGGCCGAGGGCCAGGCCCTCACCCGCCGCTCCTTCAAGCCCTTCGGCGAGACCCGGGGCACGAAGCCCGCCGTCTGGCCGAACAAGCGTTCCTACCTCGGATCCGGCGTCGACGACACGACCACGGCCCTCACCCACCTTGGTGCCCGCGAGTACGACCCGGCCACCGGACACTTCCTGTCCGCTGACCCGGTCATCGACCCCTCCAATCCGCTCTCGATCAACGGGTACACGTACGCCAACAACAACCCGGTGACCAAGAGCGACCCAGACGGCCTCCAGCCCATCGAGTGCTGGGAAGGCGAAGCCGTTTGCAGAGGCGGCAAGATCGTCTCGGCCCTGCCGCCGCCGGAGGTCAACCCCGCCAAGGCGCTCACGGCGGATACCTCGCACGGCAGAAACGTCATCTACGACGAGCGCGGCGTGCCCCACACCCTGACCGGGGCGACCAAGAACGTCTCCGAGAACGTCGCCTTCGACTACATGAACGAGGACCTGCGCAACGCGGGCAAGTACTACGACGGTTCCGCGAAGGGCAGCGGCTCCCAGTACCTCTGGCAGGACGACAATGGTGTCATTCCCAAGAAGGGACTCTGGCACGGTGCCGACGGTAACCACACAGCGGCCGGGGCGACAGCCGACTTCATCAAGGTGACCTGGAAGAACGGCAAGATCGTCAGCGTCGCGACATGGGACGCCAACGAGAGCAATGCCAAGGTGTTCAACGCGGACAACACCGCCAAGACCGTCAACGGCAAGATGGACCCCCAGGCGAAGGGCCAGACCCAGAACGTGGTCTACGTGGCGAAGAGCCAGGCCGAGGCGGAGGCGATCCGGGACCGCTTCGTAGGGAACAAGAATGTCCGTGTGATCTTCCCTGACAACGAATTCGACACTCATCGCCTTCAGCCGCTGGTCCGCAAGGTCAGCGGCGGAACCCTCACCATCATCCCCGGCGAGCAAGCCGGCAAGACCCCGAGAACGCCTACCGTCGCCGAACCGGAGACCGGGGGCGGCGGAGGTCGCATGGGTAAAATGATGGGTGCCTTCGGTGTCGTGGGCGAACTCTTCACCATCTACGGCGCGATGCGCGATTACCAGTACTGGGAGGAGACCGGCTGTGACCCGTCCGGGCTCATGGGCGGCTGCGGCCCCCAGCACGAGTCCTAGAAATACGAGAGAGAAGCAGTCAGAGCGCCCATGGCGAAAGAAAAAGTGACGGTGTGCCTTCCCCCCTGCGACAGGGGGGAGGTCCACGAGGCCATCAGCGCGGCCATGGCCCCCTACGACTACAACCGCGAGGACGTCCCCGACGACCCCGAGTGGATGGGTGAGTGGGACTACTGGCAGATCGACGGCCGTGGATGCGAGTTCCCCGTGCTCCTCGGATCCGAAGACGACCCGCGCCTCATCAGGGGCGAGCTGGACCTACGAGGCGTGCCCCGCGTCTTCCCGCCCGGCACCTGCGACGGCGGCCCCCGAGGGCTCCTGGACTTCGACGCCGCCCGTCGGCCAGTGGCCGCTGCGGCCGCCCGGGACTTCCACGACTGGCACGACTTCGCAGCCCGCCACCCCGTCGCCCACCCGCTGGAATTCTTCTCGGAGAAGCACCGGGGAGACCCTGCCTATCCGCCCCGCCGCGTTCACGAGGAGTATCTCGGCCAGGCCGTCATCAAGGCTCTCCACGACGAACGGCCCGATCTGCGTGATCGGATCGGAAGCTACCCGGTGGGCGGTATAGGCGACGACCTCACCGCCTACGTGGAGGAGCGGGCCTCGGACGTCCTGCCCACCAGCGCCCTGCTTACCCTGGACGGCCAATGGCGCGGCATCGCGGGCCTGGAGCTGCGCCGCTATTTCAACGCCTACCTCGATGAGCTGCCGGCCGACGCGATCGTCGTCCGCGTCCTGTACCACGGGTAGGGCGGAGCGAGGGATCCATGGTCGCCCACGAGTCGAGTCAGGTGCTCCAGTCGGCCGTCGACAGGTTGCCTCGGAGCTTTCTCCGTCCGTGGGTAAGGCAATCCGCTGTGCGGGTTCATGGGCACCCTCCGCCAGCTCGAAGAAGCCCCCCGGAGACCCCGCGCAGGTCTGTCTCCGGGGGTGTGATGGGGACGCTGTGGGGACGCAAGGGTGATCAAAGACAGACGAAGCCCGTGCAAGGTGAGTAACTTGAACGAGCTTTGACCAGTCAGAACGCCTAAAACTGAGGAAGATCGACAAGGGTGGGCACGATCTTCGTCGGACTCATAATCCGTCGGTCGTGGGTTCGAGTCCCACCCGCCCCACGCTGCAGGCCCGTGACCTGCGGAAACGTCTCAACGAGAGCCCAGATTCAGGATCTTGACCCAACGGACTGAATCCGCTGCGCATGAGTTCGACAGCGTTGCCGCCAGTCGTAGTTCGAACTGCCGTGACCTGCACGGACGTCTTAGCTCGCAGCCGTTGAAGTCGCCGCACGTGGCCTCTGTGAGTGGCTGGACGCCGAATTCGGGACGCTGGCAGGACGCAGGGAACCGGAGGTGGCCTCCGGGTAGGGTTTCTCGACGCTAATCAAGTGGCGGTGGCTAGAGCCGGCTGGTTGCAGAAGGCGCGCGAATGCTGCGCAGTCAGCGGATTGCAGGGCTGTTCGCCGGGGCTGCTGGCGGGCGGGTTACCGGCCCGGGTTCGCTCCCGGACTCGCCGGCGCGTGGTCGACGCGGTGGTGCGATGGCTCCGATCCGCTACGCGATAGAGCCGCAACGGCAATGACCAGTACCTTCGAACGCACCGATGGTTCCAGCCGGCACCAGTGAGGGAAGCTTTCTGCAATCACAGCCGTCGTTCGACATGGTCGGCATCGGGGTCGTGGGGACCACGAGGTGGCTCCAGTACGTCGCAGAGATGCTCTTCGGTATGACGATGGTGTCCCGCCACGTGGTGTAGCCGATCAAGCAAGCGGAACACCCAGGTCGTGGCCCTGATCGCCTTTGCCGATGGCCCCGTTGGGGGTCACGGAGCCGGGTCCGGCGATGACTGCCGGGCGCCCCATGGGGGATCATCAGCTTTGCGCCTCACGCGTGATCTCGGTACGGCTCGGGTAGCAATGCCGTGCTTTTGGTGCCGCTGGGTGAGGGGGACGGCAGGGTGTCGGGCGACGACCCGCCGGATGGCTGGGAGGCGTACCGGCGCGGTGAGTGGCGCGACGACGTGCCAGTGGTCCACGCCGAGACCTTGCGGTGGCTGCTCGTCGCCGCGCCTCGCCCGGTGCCGGGGAGGTCGGCCCGACTCGCCGTCTTCTTCACCGTCGGCACCGTGATGTTCGCGACATGGCCTCCCGCGCCCGACGGTGACGGCGCTCCAGAGGACGTGCAGCCGGCTGTGTACGCGCTAGATCTGCTGCTTCGCGTGATCGACTTCGGGCAGGAGCGTGCGTTCAGCGCACACGGATCCATGCAATGGACAGTGGTCGTACTAGTCAGCGCAGGATGGATTCTCGCGACCACGGCTGCGGCAGGAGCAAATCGGGTTCTCCGCAGAGCCTGATCGTCCCCAGCAGAGCGCGTCGGTGAGGCGGGTTGCAATCTCCGGTACATATTCATCAGAACAGGCGGGTCGCGAGGGAGATGGCTCTGTCTGTTGTGCTGAGCTCGGCAGGGACGGGTCGGCCTGACGCGGCAAGCAGGCTGGAACAACATCGCCGCCGCAGCCGATCACTACAGATCACGTCCCGAGCACGCCACCGCCATGCTCGATCTCGCCGCATGAGAATGCATCAGCCCTGGGTCACGACCGCGCCACAACCGGGGGCGGCACGGCCGACGGAAGGCCCTTGACGATGAGCCACACGGCGAAGACCATCTCTTGGATCCCGATGGGTGCGGTGAGGACGGTCGCCACCAGGCCGCTCAGCTCGACGCCGTACGTCTCGATCACACCGCGCAGCAGCGCCAGGGCACCACCGATCAGCCCCCACCAGGCCAGCCACGACGGCACCTGCCGGGCGCGGAGCAGGGCGGTGTTGAGAATGCCGGCGCCAGCGCCGAACACGACTAACGTGCCGATGCGGACGGCCCAGTCCCGGGTGGTGAGCAACAGGTCACCGATCGTTGTCGTGGTGCCGGTGCCGACCAGGGACGTCATCACCAGGGCGCTGGTTGTGGCGCCGAGGACCAGCACAGCCTCCAGAGTCCGGACCGCGACGTAGCCGATCGCCAGGGGTTCGCTGTCGCGCCGCAGGACGGGGAACAGCAGGGCCGGGATGGCGATGACGCTGGCGGCGAGGATCACTTCGAACACAGCACCCGTGGCGAGTTGGGTCTGCTCGGCGTTGGTGCTCAAGAAGTCTGGCTCCTCGATGGGCAGCAGCAGAGAGCCCCCGATGATGGCGGTGGCCGAGGCCAGGATGAACAGCGCGCCCACTAGCCGTGCTGTGGTCTTCGGCGTGCACATGGCGTCTCCATTCCAGGGGTCCTTCATGACTGTCTGCCCGCGGGTGTGGCCGGGTCCAGGGGCCCAACGGCCCGAGGTTCCGCTGCGCCCGCTCACCACCGCGGCACGCATCGCCTGCGCGGAGTGGTCGTCACCGCCGAAGCCCTGTACACCCAGCGGTCCAGCCCGGTCTGCTCTTCCCCCCCCCACGCCATCCAGGCCGTCGAGGTCAAGCGCCGCCGCACCAACCGCAGGACCGGCAGGGTCAGTTGTGGCCCCGCCCCGACCGCCGAAGTGCTGTGGCCGGTAGGCCTGGCCCCTTGACCGGGTCCGACCGGTCACAATCCGCGCCCGCGAGTGGGGCCATAAGCCCTGGCGGAGGGTCTTGTTCGGCCCTAGCCCCCAGGCTCCTTTGCTGGTGAACTCGTTCCGGATGCGCACGATCTTCGGGACGGACCGCACCCATGCCTGCTCAGGACGATGACGAAGGAGCCTGGGGCCCGATGAACCACCGCCATCACACCAGTCATACCGGTCATACCGGTCTGGAATCGTGGGTGACCGAGGTGGCCGCCCACACCACATCGGATGAGATCGTTTGGTGCGACGGCTCGCAAGGCGAGTGGGATCGGCTGACCGGCGAACTCATCCGGAAGGGGACGTTCGTCCGGCTCAACCCGGAGCTGCGGCCGAACAGCTTCCTCGCCCGATCGGACCCCTCGGACGTGGCCCGGGTGGAGGACAGCACGCTGCGCGGGCACCTCGCCGGTGCGATGCGCGGCCGGA is part of the Streptomyces sp. NBC_01262 genome and harbors:
- a CDS encoding isopentenyl transferase family protein: MRRDRAWRWRARDVICSDRLRRRCCSSLLAASGRPVPAELSTTDRAISLATRLF
- a CDS encoding DUF4386 domain-containing protein yields the protein MCTPKTTARLVGALFILASATAIIGGSLLLPIEEPDFLSTNAEQTQLATGAVFEVILAASVIAIPALLFPVLRRDSEPLAIGYVAVRTLEAVLVLGATTSALVMTSLVGTGTTTTIGDLLLTTRDWAVRIGTLVVFGAGAGILNTALLRARQVPSWLAWWGLIGGALALLRGVIETYGVELSGLVATVLTAPIGIQEMVFAVWLIVKGLPSAVPPPVVARS
- a CDS encoding ricin-type beta-trefoil lectin domain protein, whose product is MTDPLKGVAETQYTPADTGGPVTAIKTIDPKGFTSTTTYDPGRGLALAVTDANGKVSRTEYDALGRLVKGWSASRSSGSQAPDVIITYRLAVATTSVTKPTAVTVQTLKDDGTTYARQVTLYDGLGRVFQTQSEAHGPGRIISDTRYNDHGLVREQTGTYLAKGEPEAAQFKRKTDSVVASLTRTTYDGLERPVKTTLVNSGKAAYSDSTTYGDNWTISRPAGGATPAVKTWTDALGRVSLIQHYTNTGLSHWRNTSYSYDARGNRIGVKDQAGNQWTYTYDARGRLTNSTDPDIGSASFSYDDLDRQITATDSQTRTTYTDYDEIGRIKAIHEGSATAAPTKEFTYDLPGALGKPASSTRHDATGDYIERVTGYDSEYRPTGREIVIPSNDATAGLSGTYKYDYTYTPSGKPLTTTLPAVGGLAREKVVTRYDSDGLAESTSGLTWYTSDVTYSAFGEALRSVSGPQPYRVWTTNFIDEHTGRLQRTVWDRETANSHRVADSYYSYDRAGNLTSSARNLTDGTTSAWDTQCFTYDQLGELANAWTSTIAVGTSGTGCKSASGTVWGYRQDGQTSAGPIAEAPATDSAGNDIDISASLAGAAPASGTVTTGSTAYWQSFTFDVIGNRASLTEHNTADSTQDKKYTYGYGKTVTGNGTSTPTLTQPHTVTSVTPSAGTASAYAYDPGGNNQTRTVAGGTQNLVWNAENKVTQISGFGDGAGPIAGLSGKCLDDAGASTADGSPIQLYRCNNTVAQQWKLTGDTLQVMGKCAAANGTANGTKILLATCDGSAAQKFTVRSADKSLYNPASGKCIDVPSANDTDSTDLQLYTCNATAGQQWTPGDRTTYVYDATGNRILQHSAAGSVLYLGETEISADNKGNVQNASRSYAQSGAPTVVRSTQYGNTTGHKLSVLLSDALGTATTSVNEAEGQALTRRSFKPFGETRGTKPAVWPNKRSYLGSGVDDTTTALTHLGAREYDPATGHFLSADPVIDPSNPLSINGYTYANNNPVTKSDPDGLQPIECWEGEAVCRGGKIVSALPPPEVNPAKALTADTSHGRNVIYDERGVPHTLTGATKNVSENVAFDYMNEDLRNAGKYYDGSAKGSGSQYLWQDDNGVIPKKGLWHGADGNHTAAGATADFIKVTWKNGKIVSVATWDANESNAKVFNADNTAKTVNGKMDPQAKGQTQNVVYVAKSQAEAEAIRDRFVGNKNVRVIFPDNEFDTHRLQPLVRKVSGGTLTIIPGEQAGKTPRTPTVAEPETGGGGGRMGKMMGAFGVVGELFTIYGAMRDYQYWEETGCDPSGLMGGCGPQHES